A genomic window from Candidatus Tumulicola sp. includes:
- a CDS encoding AMP-binding protein, giving the protein MLEAISGAPVWRPTKPWHEWADERNARLHRFINEELYPYSPLYRRLFDTNKIDPRSIRTLDDLRRIPFTTKADIAPTADNPTRHLDLVLQPDAEKIRRFAPKTRLAQLAWIKLTRGDHAVVQEVRRKYGPVLVTFTTGRTALPTQFVYSGPDMERFHLVGRRLTDVVDIGEDNRCLNVFPFAPHLAFWQVYAVGQGSNTLILHTGGGKTMGTAGNITVLTRMQPEVMMGIPGYVYHMLLEAAAQGLKLAKLRCIAVGGERVPVALRERMGALCEQMGQPGVRVHSIYGFTEARQCWAECPPPDYQTSYGFHTYPELEIFEIVDPASGEPVKPGERGELVYTTLAGHGSCVLRYRTGDIAEGGILYDSCPGCGRVVPRISTTLSRKTDVGEFQLTKIKGTLVDLNTFLPSMAEVRDVVEWQLVIKKHNDDPNDLDELVLSIACNDGVNTDALKARLMQKLLADTEVAPNRIDVLPLAQLEANLGLDTQMKELRIRDLRGHAKGVK; this is encoded by the coding sequence GTGCTGGAAGCGATTAGCGGCGCGCCGGTTTGGAGACCGACGAAGCCCTGGCATGAGTGGGCCGATGAACGCAACGCGCGGCTGCATCGGTTTATCAACGAGGAGCTGTATCCGTATAGCCCGCTTTACCGGCGGCTCTTCGACACGAACAAGATTGACCCGAGGTCGATCCGCACACTCGACGATCTGCGCCGGATACCGTTCACGACCAAGGCCGACATCGCGCCGACCGCCGACAACCCCACCCGTCACCTCGATCTCGTCCTGCAGCCCGACGCGGAAAAGATCCGCAGGTTCGCGCCGAAAACGAGGCTCGCGCAGCTCGCGTGGATCAAACTGACGCGCGGCGATCACGCCGTCGTGCAAGAAGTACGGCGCAAGTATGGGCCCGTGCTGGTGACGTTCACCACTGGAAGGACAGCGCTGCCCACGCAGTTCGTGTACAGCGGTCCGGACATGGAGCGTTTTCACTTAGTCGGGCGGCGCTTGACGGACGTGGTGGATATCGGCGAAGATAACCGCTGCCTGAACGTGTTTCCGTTCGCGCCGCACCTCGCATTTTGGCAGGTCTACGCAGTCGGTCAAGGCAGCAACACGCTCATCTTGCACACCGGCGGCGGCAAGACGATGGGTACGGCCGGCAACATCACCGTGCTCACGCGCATGCAGCCTGAAGTCATGATGGGGATTCCAGGTTACGTCTATCACATGCTGCTCGAAGCCGCCGCACAAGGCTTGAAGCTGGCCAAGTTGCGATGCATCGCAGTCGGCGGCGAGCGCGTGCCGGTAGCGTTGCGCGAACGCATGGGCGCGCTGTGCGAGCAGATGGGTCAGCCGGGCGTGCGCGTGCACAGCATCTACGGTTTCACGGAAGCGCGCCAATGCTGGGCCGAGTGTCCGCCGCCCGACTATCAGACGTCGTACGGCTTTCACACCTATCCGGAACTCGAGATCTTCGAGATCGTCGACCCGGCGTCGGGCGAACCGGTCAAACCGGGAGAGCGCGGCGAACTGGTGTACACGACGCTTGCCGGCCACGGGTCGTGCGTGCTGCGCTATCGGACGGGCGACATCGCCGAAGGCGGCATCCTCTACGATAGTTGCCCGGGCTGCGGCCGCGTCGTGCCGCGCATCTCCACGACGCTGTCTCGCAAGACCGATGTCGGCGAATTCCAACTGACGAAGATCAAGGGAACGCTGGTGGATCTGAACACGTTCCTGCCGTCGATGGCCGAAGTACGCGACGTCGTCGAATGGCAGTTGGTGATCAAAAAGCATAACGACGATCCCAACGATCTCGATGAACTCGTGCTTTCAATCGCGTGCAACGATGGCGTGAACACCGACGCGCTCAAGGCCCGCCTCATGCAAAAGCTGCTCGCAGATACCGAAGTGGCGCCGAACCGGATCGACGTGCTGCCGCTTGCGCAGCTCGAGGCCAACCTCGGCCTCGACACGCAGATGAAAGAACTCCGGATTAGGGATTTGCGGGGGCACGCGAAGGGCGTAAAATAA
- a CDS encoding alpha/beta hydrolase, translated as MPIEFARRGHGPVMYVHPGGPGLSSAEFGDDFAGLEHIFELVLIDPRGTGRSGTPPDPRAYSLDDYVADLTQIIPAGVPPVMLLGFSHGGLVAQQFAAHFGRRISALVLASTAARFSNETISAMDKHIESKRGEAWFDSAMAALKREQAGDFQDAAELGTLLAQEMPLYFHSFDARAQAYTEKLREHGCNPNALRYFNEVEFRKIDLRPELARITTRTLIIAGDSDFICPPEATRELHESIKGSEVVTIPEAGHMTFVEQPEAFAAACARLQLHG; from the coding sequence GTGCCGATCGAGTTCGCGCGTCGCGGTCATGGGCCCGTGATGTACGTGCATCCGGGAGGCCCCGGGCTGAGTTCGGCCGAGTTCGGCGACGATTTCGCCGGGCTCGAACACATCTTTGAGCTCGTCCTCATCGATCCGCGCGGGACCGGCAGGAGCGGCACGCCTCCGGACCCGCGCGCCTACTCCCTCGACGACTACGTGGCCGACCTCACGCAGATCATCCCGGCGGGCGTTCCGCCGGTCATGCTGCTCGGATTCTCACACGGGGGTCTTGTCGCGCAGCAGTTCGCCGCGCATTTCGGCCGCCGGATCAGCGCGCTCGTTCTGGCGAGCACCGCAGCGCGTTTCTCCAACGAGACCATCAGCGCCATGGACAAGCACATCGAGTCCAAGCGCGGTGAAGCGTGGTTCGATAGCGCCATGGCCGCGCTGAAACGCGAGCAGGCCGGCGATTTTCAAGACGCAGCCGAGCTGGGGACGCTGCTCGCGCAAGAAATGCCGCTGTACTTCCACTCGTTCGATGCTCGAGCCCAAGCGTATACGGAGAAGCTTCGCGAACACGGCTGCAATCCAAACGCGCTTCGTTACTTCAACGAGGTTGAATTCCGCAAGATCGATCTGCGGCCGGAGCTTGCGCGCATCACCACCAGGACGCTCATCATCGCCGGCGATAGCGATTTCATCTGTCCGCCGGAAGCCACACGAGAACTGCATGAGAGCATCAAAGGATCGGAAGTGGTGACCATCCCGGAAGCGGGGCACATGACGTTCGTCGAGCAGCCGGAGGCGTTCGCCGCCGCGTGCGCGCGCCTGCAGCTGCACGGATAA
- a CDS encoding molybdopterin-dependent oxidoreductase, whose translation MSMQRARFLTLLAGSAALTGCSKWATDLTENPAFRKMLEAPERLDLALLGAGQPLAREYSEADIAPMFRHNGFDPPMYPEYVRWSNRAWRGYRLFVGGLVDQPKSYDLPALRTKFVKRSQITRHDCVEGWSVIGKWGGALLADVLSDCAPKPEARYVVFHCMDDDGTGVKYYESLDMHQAAHPQALLAYDLNDQPVPPLNGAPLRLKVPTQLGYKSAKHINRIELVAGLGGPNGRGGYWEDRGYEWFAGI comes from the coding sequence ATGAGCATGCAGCGCGCTCGCTTTCTGACCTTGCTGGCCGGCTCCGCCGCGTTGACCGGTTGTTCGAAGTGGGCGACGGATCTGACCGAAAACCCGGCGTTTCGTAAAATGCTCGAAGCGCCCGAGCGATTGGACCTTGCGCTGCTTGGTGCCGGGCAGCCGCTCGCGCGCGAGTATTCGGAAGCCGATATCGCGCCGATGTTCCGCCACAACGGCTTCGATCCGCCGATGTATCCCGAATACGTGCGCTGGAGCAACCGCGCCTGGCGCGGCTACCGGTTGTTCGTCGGCGGCTTGGTGGACCAGCCGAAGTCCTACGATCTGCCCGCCTTGCGCACGAAGTTCGTGAAGCGCTCGCAGATCACGCGTCATGATTGCGTGGAAGGCTGGAGCGTCATCGGCAAGTGGGGCGGCGCCCTGTTGGCCGACGTGCTATCCGATTGCGCGCCCAAGCCCGAAGCGCGCTACGTCGTCTTCCATTGCATGGACGACGACGGCACCGGCGTCAAGTATTACGAATCGCTCGACATGCATCAGGCGGCGCACCCGCAAGCGCTGCTCGCGTACGACCTCAACGATCAGCCCGTGCCCCCGCTCAACGGCGCCCCGCTGCGCCTCAAAGTGCCGACGCAGCTGGGGTACAAGAGCGCCAAGCATATCAACCGGATCGAACTCGTCGCTGGACTTGGCGGACCGAACGGCCGCGGAGGCTACTGGGAAGATCGAGGCTACGAGTGGTTCGCGGGGATATAA
- a CDS encoding helix-turn-helix transcriptional regulator, with the protein MPSFIIKIARTLRAETIDELAASVGSHRSTIQAIEANRADASLELRRKLSEHYGLPPAVLFTRVSDDLIADIFAFIKGRVAA; encoded by the coding sequence GTGCCATCATTTATCATCAAAATCGCCAGAACTTTAAGAGCCGAAACGATTGACGAACTCGCCGCGTCGGTCGGCTCACATCGGAGCACGATCCAGGCCATAGAAGCCAATCGCGCCGATGCGTCCCTCGAACTCAGACGGAAATTGAGCGAGCACTACGGTTTGCCGCCTGCCGTGCTTTTCACGCGCGTCAGTGACGATTTAATCGCCGACATTTTTGCCTTCATCAAGGGCCGAGTCGCGGCTTAG
- a CDS encoding site-specific integrase, whose protein sequence is MKAPRGKGEGGVHFSRSKGLWVGSIAIALDENGRAKRRYVYAKRKEDLLDKLDSLKADKKDGKLVKSEKIRVAKYLERWLEDVVRPGLTVGSYKDYNSVLRNHVIPNLGGYRLRDLEPLHIQNLYANLERKGNSARNRQKVHIILSGALKQALAWNMIAVNPCKAVKPPKVERKEMHVLDESQSEQLLKAAKGDRLYALYVLAITTGLRQGELLGLKWKDLKLKDEQPTLTVCRTLDPIGLVAKDTKTPWSRRTIDLNTLAASALRDHQKNMLAGGNRASEWVFSNTEGNPYFRGNLVRQQFEPMLTKAELPRIRFHDLRHTAASLMIAKGVNIKVVSAILGHKDVVITLDRYGHILPSMQRQAVDAMDSLFSKLA, encoded by the coding sequence ATGAAAGCACCACGTGGCAAAGGCGAGGGTGGCGTACATTTTAGTAGGAGCAAGGGCCTTTGGGTCGGCTCGATTGCAATAGCGCTCGACGAAAACGGTCGAGCAAAACGCCGCTACGTCTACGCGAAGCGCAAGGAAGACCTGCTCGACAAACTCGACTCACTCAAGGCGGACAAAAAGGACGGCAAGTTGGTAAAGAGCGAGAAGATTAGAGTTGCCAAGTATCTCGAACGCTGGCTCGAAGATGTTGTTCGCCCGGGTCTAACCGTCGGGAGCTACAAAGACTACAATAGCGTACTTCGAAACCACGTCATTCCAAATCTCGGCGGCTACAGACTCAGAGACCTGGAACCGTTGCACATTCAAAACTTGTACGCAAACCTAGAGCGGAAGGGCAATTCGGCCCGCAACCGTCAGAAGGTTCATATCATCCTATCTGGAGCGCTCAAGCAGGCTTTGGCTTGGAACATGATTGCGGTAAACCCGTGCAAGGCTGTGAAACCGCCCAAGGTCGAGCGAAAAGAGATGCACGTCCTGGACGAGAGCCAATCCGAGCAACTCTTAAAGGCCGCGAAAGGCGACCGACTCTACGCTCTTTATGTCTTGGCAATCACAACAGGTCTAAGGCAGGGCGAACTCCTCGGCCTGAAGTGGAAAGACTTGAAATTGAAGGATGAGCAACCAACTCTGACTGTCTGCAGGACACTAGACCCGATCGGTTTGGTTGCCAAGGACACGAAAACCCCGTGGAGTCGGCGAACCATCGACCTGAATACCCTTGCTGCCTCAGCCCTGCGCGATCACCAAAAGAACATGCTCGCCGGGGGAAACAGAGCGTCCGAATGGGTCTTTTCAAACACAGAAGGCAACCCATACTTCCGAGGGAACCTCGTGCGCCAGCAATTTGAGCCAATGCTCACCAAGGCAGAGCTGCCCCGGATTCGCTTTCACGATCTGAGACATACTGCGGCCTCACTCATGATAGCGAAAGGCGTTAATATCAAGGTCGTCTCGGCCATTCTCGGTCACAAGGACGTGGTTATCACGCTCGACCGCTATGGTCACATCTTACCCTCGATGCAGCGGCAAGCCGTGGACGCAATGGATAGTCTCTTCTCCAAGTTGGCGTAA
- a CDS encoding helix-hairpin-helix domain-containing protein, giving the protein MKSHILDRRWLAVGAGVAALATGFLLPHPSPPATQLAPLATVPPQLSNGIDASLGASPSPSPGGVAVYICGAVAKPGVYRLEAGARVEDAVKAAGGTTSAADLDLINLAEPLTDAMKVCVPRKGQALSDFGIADAAAAQAAAGSGRHHRGRSRGGGSSGGAHKLQQGQTLDVNTAAADQLVALPGVGPSLAERIVDYRRQYGPFQTVDDLQNVPGIGPSKFDKMQPFVHL; this is encoded by the coding sequence ATGAAGAGCCACATTCTCGATAGGCGATGGCTGGCGGTCGGAGCAGGGGTCGCAGCTCTGGCCACCGGCTTTCTGTTGCCCCATCCCTCGCCGCCGGCAACGCAACTCGCGCCGTTGGCAACGGTTCCACCGCAACTCAGCAACGGAATCGACGCGTCGCTCGGCGCTTCGCCATCACCGTCCCCCGGCGGGGTCGCGGTTTATATATGCGGTGCCGTCGCCAAGCCAGGCGTATACCGGCTCGAAGCCGGCGCGCGCGTGGAGGATGCGGTGAAAGCCGCCGGCGGGACCACGAGCGCGGCCGATCTCGACCTCATCAACTTGGCAGAGCCGCTGACCGACGCCATGAAAGTATGCGTGCCGCGCAAGGGTCAGGCTTTATCCGACTTCGGCATCGCGGATGCGGCGGCAGCGCAGGCCGCAGCCGGTAGCGGGCGGCACCATCGCGGCCGGTCGCGCGGCGGAGGTTCGAGCGGCGGCGCCCACAAGCTGCAGCAAGGTCAGACCCTTGACGTGAACACCGCCGCCGCCGATCAGTTAGTGGCTTTGCCGGGCGTAGGGCCGAGTTTGGCCGAGCGCATCGTCGACTATCGCCGGCAATACGGACCGTTCCAAACGGTGGACGATCTCCAAAACGTGCCCGGCATCGGCCCCTCGAAATTTGATAAGATGCAACCCTTCGTGCACCTTTAA
- a CDS encoding AAA family ATPase — MDIDTNTEATVEKLKLDSEWQWEARSADDIAENPPPPPSWDAEGFLERDSGPVLWFGDSDSYKSWLALHVASCIASGSSVFGHFKSRKRINVYYINLDAGRLAFERRVCRLEHHPRNLYVVSASHWETEKFGYLLRENKDTFYVFDCWTDVYEPNASTEQARDMREAIRAIRAAFENHKANGIIVDHSKRQQIGASANPADLIYGSTQKKASFRQVAHISTVRLAEFEPGVSRVKFTCVKMNEAEKYDPFFVDLRFAGGKYTCTYAGLAGGEAADGSKAEHVADSVISHLERVFPQWVRPTELAQAVGLDRSSGTFRRAVSAAFERDSVESTGKSRALRYRFKAQPQAALDLESYAIPDPLTTEGLEPRQ, encoded by the coding sequence ATGGACATAGATACAAACACAGAGGCGACGGTCGAAAAGCTCAAGCTCGATTCCGAATGGCAATGGGAAGCTCGCTCGGCCGACGACATCGCGGAAAACCCCCCGCCTCCACCCTCCTGGGACGCGGAAGGCTTTCTAGAACGCGATTCCGGTCCCGTGCTGTGGTTCGGTGACTCGGATTCGTACAAGTCTTGGCTTGCATTGCACGTAGCGAGTTGTATTGCTTCAGGAAGTTCGGTCTTCGGTCACTTCAAGTCGCGGAAGCGAATCAACGTCTACTACATCAACCTCGACGCCGGGCGACTCGCGTTCGAGCGCCGAGTTTGTCGTCTGGAGCATCATCCGCGCAACCTATACGTGGTGAGCGCTTCTCACTGGGAAACAGAGAAGTTTGGTTATCTCCTACGCGAGAACAAAGACACGTTTTATGTGTTTGACTGCTGGACGGACGTCTACGAGCCAAATGCGTCAACAGAGCAGGCTCGCGACATGCGAGAAGCCATTCGTGCTATACGCGCCGCGTTTGAAAATCACAAGGCGAACGGCATCATCGTTGACCACTCGAAACGGCAACAGATCGGTGCTTCAGCCAACCCGGCCGATCTGATCTATGGATCGACACAGAAGAAGGCGTCATTCCGCCAAGTTGCCCACATAAGTACAGTTCGACTGGCCGAGTTCGAGCCGGGGGTATCTCGCGTAAAGTTCACATGCGTAAAGATGAACGAAGCGGAGAAATATGATCCATTCTTCGTTGACCTGAGGTTCGCGGGCGGGAAGTACACTTGCACATATGCGGGGCTCGCAGGCGGTGAGGCAGCCGATGGTAGCAAGGCGGAGCACGTCGCCGACTCGGTTATTAGTCACCTTGAGCGCGTCTTTCCACAATGGGTGCGACCAACAGAGTTGGCGCAAGCCGTGGGACTGGACCGAAGCAGCGGTACCTTCAGGCGAGCAGTCAGCGCTGCGTTCGAGCGTGACTCAGTCGAGTCAACGGGGAAAAGCAGAGCCCTCCGTTATCGGTTCAAGGCTCAACCACAGGCAGCGCTCGACCTGGAGTCATACGCGATCCCCGATCCCCTAACGACCGAGGGGCTAGAACCGCGCCAATAA
- a CDS encoding redoxin domain-containing protein, translating into MRQIALILAALALSACASQARSAQAMGPGITLQRVLSESDWLNGRPAAADVRGKVVLLDFYTFLCYNCKNTEPNLRALYKQHSRNDLVILSVHSPETEYEKVRKNLIESFSEQGVVWPVLVDNDRSVFDAYGVTAWPTQMIFDRHGRLVQTVVGDSQDATVNSALKNALGR; encoded by the coding sequence ATGAGACAAATCGCTCTTATCCTTGCGGCCCTGGCCCTTAGCGCGTGCGCGTCGCAAGCCCGATCTGCACAGGCGATGGGGCCGGGCATAACGCTCCAACGAGTTTTGTCCGAATCAGACTGGCTCAACGGCCGGCCTGCGGCTGCCGACGTGCGCGGTAAAGTCGTGTTGCTCGATTTTTACACGTTTCTGTGCTACAACTGCAAGAACACCGAGCCCAACCTGCGGGCGCTATACAAACAGCACTCGCGCAACGACCTCGTCATCTTGAGCGTGCATAGCCCTGAGACGGAATACGAGAAGGTGCGCAAGAACTTGATCGAGTCGTTTTCGGAACAGGGCGTCGTGTGGCCGGTACTCGTGGACAACGATCGCAGCGTCTTCGATGCCTACGGCGTCACGGCATGGCCGACGCAGATGATCTTCGACCGCCACGGCCGGCTCGTGCAGACGGTCGTCGGAGATTCGCAAGACGCCACGGTCAATTCGGCGCTGAAGAACGCTCTGGGTCGTTAA
- a CDS encoding DUF6338 family protein: MPSGIWNTVSIVIFLAFFVPGFVSMQVFSLLVPTEPRDFSKQLPEAIGFSALNYAVVGPVLFFMSKDPVWFVPALYISLLLLPIGWPFLYLKVREWLPFTTVDPYAKPWDYVLRLNTRWVILHLRNGEKLAGKYGFKSFASSYPAPEQIYLEEVWTLDEHGSFSEPHDRTRGIIVNGADILMFELLE; the protein is encoded by the coding sequence ATGCCCTCAGGAATATGGAACACGGTTTCAATCGTAATCTTCCTAGCGTTCTTCGTGCCCGGTTTCGTGTCAATGCAAGTATTTTCGCTGCTTGTGCCGACTGAGCCGCGTGATTTCAGCAAACAGTTGCCTGAAGCGATTGGCTTCAGTGCGCTCAACTATGCCGTGGTCGGTCCCGTCCTATTCTTTATGTCCAAAGACCCGGTTTGGTTCGTGCCTGCCCTCTACATCAGTCTACTCCTCTTGCCAATCGGCTGGCCATTCCTATATCTTAAAGTCAGAGAGTGGCTTCCGTTTACGACCGTCGATCCTTACGCTAAGCCATGGGACTACGTCCTCCGGCTGAATACACGCTGGGTGATCCTGCATCTGCGTAACGGGGAGAAGCTCGCAGGGAAATACGGCTTCAAGTCATTCGCTTCATCATATCCAGCACCTGAGCAAATCTACCTCGAAGAGGTATGGACGCTCGACGAGCATGGTTCTTTCTCGGAGCCCCACGACCGGACTCGTGGTATAATAGTCAACGGTGCAGACATTCTAATGTTTGAACTCCTAGAGTGA
- a CDS encoding cytochrome b/b6 domain-containing protein, translated as MKNRIYRHPLAVRITHWVTALALLVLTMSGLQIFMAHPALYASDASNFTQPLLSIYADNDARGQPAGRLRVGSKTFTTTHVLGWTDDGQGGETDRAFPSWATIPFYRDLADGRRWHILFAWIFGLCALVYAYWALRLIPKKKDISDLPGALKRHIVPWRVKAEPIYNPLQKITYFGVVFVLAPLAILSGLALSPSVDAWAPWLPALLGGRQFARVWHFAAMWGLIGFFGLHIMMVSLTGVFNNVWAMITGWFVVGKAAEKAK; from the coding sequence ATGAAAAATCGGATATACCGACACCCGCTGGCCGTGCGGATCACGCACTGGGTGACCGCGCTTGCGCTCCTCGTGCTGACGATGAGCGGGTTGCAGATCTTCATGGCGCATCCCGCGCTCTATGCTTCCGATGCCTCGAACTTCACGCAACCGTTGCTCTCAATCTACGCGGATAACGATGCACGCGGCCAACCCGCGGGCCGTCTGCGGGTGGGCAGCAAGACGTTCACCACCACCCACGTGTTGGGGTGGACGGACGATGGGCAAGGCGGCGAGACGGATAGAGCGTTTCCGTCGTGGGCCACGATTCCGTTTTATCGCGACCTTGCCGACGGCAGGCGCTGGCACATCCTGTTCGCGTGGATTTTCGGACTGTGCGCCTTGGTGTACGCGTATTGGGCCTTGCGGCTCATCCCGAAGAAAAAAGACATTTCGGACCTGCCCGGCGCGCTCAAACGCCATATCGTGCCGTGGCGCGTCAAGGCCGAACCTATCTATAATCCGCTGCAAAAAATCACCTACTTCGGCGTGGTCTTCGTGCTCGCTCCCCTTGCGATTCTTTCCGGGCTCGCGCTTTCGCCGTCGGTGGATGCGTGGGCGCCGTGGCTGCCCGCGCTGCTCGGCGGCAGGCAGTTCGCGCGTGTCTGGCACTTCGCCGCGATGTGGGGTTTGATCGGCTTCTTCGGACTCCACATCATGATGGTCTCGCTCACCGGCGTCTTCAATAACGTATGGGCGATGATCACGGGCTGGTTCGTCGTCGGCAAGGCTGCGGAGAAAGCGAAATGA
- a CDS encoding PadR family transcriptional regulator, producing the protein MPRRAAPRHQDAVFGSAIFRGPVKTKTIVPLLILHLLGKSPEHGYGLMERIAKMTGDVMPVNPNTMYPLLRRLEERGFVVGTWEHPDRRSRRLYKLTRAGAERYEQIKVRVRPHLDRLIGAMQLLRSEVVDATSTKGGKRRGARTAPISEIAS; encoded by the coding sequence GTGCCGCGACGGGCGGCTCCACGCCACCAAGACGCGGTATTCGGCTCCGCCATCTTCCGCGGACCGGTGAAGACGAAGACCATCGTCCCGCTGCTCATCCTTCATCTGCTCGGCAAGAGCCCCGAGCACGGCTACGGGCTGATGGAACGCATCGCAAAGATGACGGGCGACGTCATGCCGGTCAATCCGAACACGATGTATCCTCTCTTGCGGCGGCTCGAGGAGCGCGGCTTTGTGGTCGGCACGTGGGAACATCCTGACCGGCGCAGCCGCCGGCTCTACAAACTCACGCGCGCCGGCGCGGAGCGTTACGAACAGATCAAAGTGCGCGTGCGACCGCATCTCGACCGGCTGATCGGCGCCATGCAGCTCCTGCGCAGCGAGGTCGTCGACGCGACGTCGACCAAAGGCGGCAAGCGCCGCGGCGCGCGCACCGCCCCCATTTCGGAGATCGCCTCATGA
- a CDS encoding recombinase family protein has protein sequence MADKSTRKVYGYARVSSRGQADEGISLDAQQARIEGYALAKGWALTDVLIDAARSGKNTRRPMLERLRREVREGQVETIITLKVDRVSRSTRDLLNLLQEFETHKTSFVSVFENIDTSTSMGRFVITLLGSLAQLEAEQVGERTSFALRKARLDGKAYCRTAPFGWKRVGGDFRPAEAEQRALAQIRTMRAKNDSWQSIARWLAENRIKPRAGDKWYPATVRQVLNSKLALEAA, from the coding sequence GTGGCAGACAAGAGTACGCGCAAAGTCTACGGGTATGCGCGAGTTTCGAGCAGGGGTCAGGCTGACGAAGGTATCTCTTTGGACGCGCAACAGGCCCGCATTGAGGGCTACGCTCTTGCGAAGGGTTGGGCGCTTACGGACGTTCTGATCGACGCAGCTCGGTCCGGGAAGAATACGCGACGGCCTATGCTGGAGCGGTTGCGACGCGAAGTCCGCGAAGGCCAAGTCGAGACGATCATCACGCTTAAGGTTGATCGGGTTTCCAGATCGACGCGAGACTTGCTCAACCTCCTTCAGGAGTTCGAGACGCATAAGACTTCATTCGTGAGCGTCTTTGAGAATATCGACACGTCAACTTCCATGGGTCGCTTTGTCATCACCCTTCTAGGCTCTTTGGCGCAGTTAGAAGCCGAGCAGGTTGGCGAGCGAACATCCTTCGCGCTACGCAAAGCACGGCTCGATGGCAAGGCCTACTGTCGCACGGCTCCTTTTGGCTGGAAGCGTGTCGGCGGGGACTTCCGACCTGCCGAGGCCGAGCAGCGCGCACTTGCCCAAATACGAACCATGCGCGCTAAGAACGATTCTTGGCAGAGTATCGCTCGCTGGCTGGCAGAGAATCGAATCAAGCCCCGAGCCGGGGACAAGTGGTATCCGGCCACAGTAAGGCAGGTCCTGAACTCTAAGCTCGCACTGGAGGCTGCCTAA